From Burkholderia pseudomultivorans, the proteins below share one genomic window:
- the pgaC gene encoding poly-beta-1,6-N-acetyl-D-glucosamine synthase, giving the protein MTTHTIITRLQDFVFYYPFFMSYLWMIGGVVHYFLLEEGRELSTRTIAASGIPKISIVVPCFNEEANARSVISHLNGMNYPNYDIIAVNDGSKDRTGEILNELAAEIPRLLVIHHARNEGKAVGLTTAAAVSNAEFLLCIDGDSLLAHDAVGWMLEHFLTDPGVGAVTGNPRIRTRTSLLGRMQVGEFSSIVGLIKRTQQVYGRIFTVSGVVTMFRKTALADVGYWSSDMLTEDIDISWKLQCRDWRVVYEPHALSWILMPETVKGLYRQRLRWAKGGIQVLMKYAGTLARPTQMMMWPLFVEYLIGIAWAYGMSFILLLALIGVIYPLPKDWHVSVVPHWHGMLLVATCILQLIIGSMIDRRYDEKLLMYFLDTVWYPVAFWLISMITTVIALPAVMLRGRGKRAVWVSPDRGIQHEERTDY; this is encoded by the coding sequence ATGACCACCCATACGATCATCACGCGCCTGCAGGACTTCGTCTTCTACTACCCGTTCTTCATGTCGTACCTGTGGATGATCGGCGGCGTCGTGCACTACTTCCTGCTCGAGGAAGGCCGCGAATTGTCGACGCGAACCATCGCGGCGAGCGGCATCCCGAAGATCTCGATCGTCGTGCCCTGCTTCAACGAGGAGGCCAACGCACGCAGCGTGATCAGCCATCTGAACGGGATGAACTATCCGAACTACGACATCATCGCGGTCAACGACGGCAGCAAGGATCGCACCGGCGAGATCCTCAACGAGCTGGCCGCCGAGATTCCGCGGCTGCTCGTGATCCACCACGCGCGCAACGAAGGCAAGGCGGTCGGGCTCACGACCGCGGCGGCGGTGTCGAATGCGGAGTTCCTGCTCTGCATCGACGGCGACTCGCTGCTTGCGCACGATGCGGTCGGCTGGATGCTCGAGCATTTCCTGACCGACCCGGGCGTCGGCGCCGTCACCGGCAATCCGCGCATCCGCACGCGCACGTCGCTGCTCGGCCGCATGCAGGTCGGCGAATTCTCGTCGATCGTCGGGCTGATCAAGCGCACGCAGCAGGTATACGGCCGCATCTTCACGGTGTCGGGCGTCGTCACGATGTTCCGCAAGACCGCGCTCGCCGACGTCGGCTACTGGAGCTCGGACATGCTGACCGAGGACATCGACATCAGCTGGAAACTGCAGTGCCGCGACTGGCGCGTGGTCTACGAGCCGCACGCGCTGAGCTGGATCCTGATGCCCGAGACGGTGAAGGGCCTGTACCGGCAGCGGCTGCGCTGGGCGAAAGGCGGCATCCAGGTGCTGATGAAATACGCGGGCACGCTCGCGCGCCCCACGCAGATGATGATGTGGCCGCTGTTCGTCGAGTACCTGATCGGCATCGCATGGGCGTACGGGATGTCGTTCATCCTGCTGCTCGCGCTGATCGGCGTCATCTATCCGCTGCCCAAGGACTGGCACGTGTCCGTCGTGCCGCACTGGCACGGGATGCTGCTGGTCGCGACCTGCATCCTGCAACTGATCATCGGCAGCATGATCGATCGCCGCTACGACGAGAAGCTGCTGATGTACTTCCTGGATACCGTCTGGTATCCCGTCGCTTTCTGGCTGATCAGCATGATCACCACCGTCATCGCGCTGCCCGCCGTGATGCTGCGGGGGCGTGGCAAGCGGGCCGTATGGGTCAGTCCCGACCGAGGCATCCAACATGAAGAACGCACCGATTATTGA
- the glmS gene encoding glutamine--fructose-6-phosphate transaminase (isomerizing) has protein sequence MCGIVGASGMNNQVPQLVNALSRLEYRGYDSCGIAVQRDGRLRSERTLRRVADLQDRVLTLGLEAQTCIAHTRWATHGAPSETNAHPIMSGDTIAVVHNGIIENHDTLRAELRQRGYTFRGETDTEVIAHLIHSVYRDDLFDAVTRAVKRLHGAYAIAVLSAREPQRLVAARAGSPLVIGIGATQNYLASDCAALADLTDRFVYLEDGDVALITPERIAVVDALGHEARRPLCEVRTRDSDAALGPYQHFMQKEIFEQPKAIDNTLDGIDTVSPALFGEQADTRALLSKVKSVLLLGCGTSYYAGLTAKYWLESIAGVPAQVEIASEFRYRDTVADPRTLVVGISQSGETADTIGALDRAREMGQDLSMAICNVATSTIARNAPLRFLTRAGIELGVASTKAFTTQLVALFLLTLTLAQQRGRLDAAQTAAHLQQLRALPERIGHALALETQIMGWTAKFAKSENALFLGRGIHFPIAMEGALKLKEVSYIHAEGYPAGELKHGPLALVTSAMPVVTIAPDDRLFQKLKSNMAEVRARGGRLYVLAGHQLEIDADRDTHVIRVRESGDALSPIVNVIPLQLLAYHVGCTRGADVDKPRNLAKSVTVE, from the coding sequence ATGTGCGGAATCGTCGGAGCAAGCGGCATGAACAATCAGGTGCCGCAACTGGTCAACGCGCTGAGCAGGCTCGAATATCGCGGCTACGACTCGTGCGGCATCGCGGTGCAGCGCGACGGCCGGTTGCGCAGCGAGCGTACGCTGCGGCGCGTGGCGGACCTGCAGGATCGCGTGCTGACGCTGGGCCTCGAAGCGCAGACCTGCATTGCGCATACGCGCTGGGCGACCCATGGCGCGCCATCGGAGACGAATGCGCATCCGATCATGTCGGGCGACACGATCGCGGTCGTGCACAACGGGATCATCGAGAACCACGACACGCTGCGCGCGGAGCTGCGGCAGCGCGGCTACACGTTCCGCGGCGAGACGGACACCGAAGTGATCGCGCATCTGATCCACAGCGTCTATCGCGACGACCTGTTCGACGCCGTCACGCGCGCGGTCAAGCGCCTGCACGGCGCATACGCGATCGCCGTGCTGAGCGCGCGCGAGCCGCAGCGGCTGGTCGCCGCGCGCGCGGGCTCGCCGCTCGTGATCGGCATCGGCGCGACGCAGAACTATCTTGCGTCCGACTGCGCGGCGCTCGCGGACCTGACCGACCGTTTCGTCTACCTCGAGGATGGCGACGTCGCGCTGATCACGCCCGAGCGGATCGCGGTCGTCGACGCGCTCGGGCATGAAGCGCGGCGACCGCTCTGCGAAGTCCGCACGCGCGATAGCGACGCCGCGCTGGGGCCGTACCAGCATTTCATGCAGAAGGAGATCTTCGAGCAGCCGAAGGCGATCGACAACACGCTCGACGGCATCGACACCGTCTCGCCGGCGCTGTTCGGCGAGCAGGCCGACACGCGCGCGCTGCTGTCGAAGGTGAAAAGCGTGCTGCTGCTCGGCTGCGGCACCAGCTATTACGCGGGGCTGACCGCGAAGTACTGGCTCGAGTCGATCGCCGGCGTGCCCGCGCAGGTCGAGATCGCGAGCGAATTCCGCTATCGCGATACGGTCGCCGATCCGCGCACGCTCGTCGTCGGCATCTCGCAGTCCGGCGAAACCGCCGACACGATCGGCGCGCTCGACCGTGCGCGCGAGATGGGCCAGGACCTGTCGATGGCGATCTGCAACGTCGCGACCAGCACGATCGCGCGCAACGCGCCGCTGCGCTTCCTGACGCGCGCCGGCATCGAGCTCGGCGTCGCGTCGACCAAGGCGTTCACCACGCAACTGGTCGCGCTGTTCCTGCTGACGCTGACGCTCGCGCAACAGCGCGGCCGGCTCGACGCCGCGCAGACGGCCGCGCATCTGCAGCAGTTGCGCGCGCTGCCGGAACGCATCGGTCATGCGCTGGCGCTCGAAACGCAGATCATGGGCTGGACCGCAAAGTTCGCGAAGAGCGAGAACGCGCTGTTCCTCGGTCGCGGCATTCATTTCCCGATCGCGATGGAAGGCGCGCTGAAGCTCAAGGAGGTGTCGTACATCCATGCGGAGGGTTATCCCGCCGGCGAGCTGAAGCATGGCCCGCTCGCGCTGGTGACGAGTGCGATGCCGGTCGTGACGATCGCGCCCGACGACCGGCTGTTCCAGAAGCTGAAATCCAACATGGCCGAGGTGCGTGCGCGCGGCGGACGGCTCTACGTGCTCGCAGGCCATCAGCTCGAGATCGACGCCGACCGCGATACGCACGTGATCCGCGTGCGCGAATCGGGCGATGCGCTGTCGCCGATCGTCAACGTGATCCCGCTGCAGCTGCTCGCATACCACGTCGGCTGCACGCGCGGCGCCGACGTCGACAAGCCGCGCAATCTCGCGAAGTCGGTGACCGTCGAATGA
- a CDS encoding c-type cytochrome → MLKRRLFSLLLLTVCLIGQRASAQSTLELATGGTPRSFTPQALLARPDAVEIHVPRDIAYGTPMNFRAVPLADLLGDTPLPEDGVLETRAADGFAAQLPTRLVRSRASAGAVAWLAIEDPAHPWPALPGKTVSAGPFYLVWLGPKASTVRGEQWPYQIVRITIEASPLARWPSLAVDPALPADDPARAGQRLFVTQCLACHRIDGAGSSDAGPDLNTPMNPVEYFQPAALRRYIRNPASVRDWPGRVMPAFPPEQLSDVELDRIVAYLAYMARRKAGR, encoded by the coding sequence ATGCTGAAGCGCAGGTTGTTTTCGCTGTTGTTGCTGACGGTTTGCCTGATCGGACAGCGCGCGTCGGCGCAGTCCACGCTCGAACTCGCGACCGGCGGCACGCCCCGCTCCTTTACGCCGCAGGCGCTGCTCGCGCGCCCCGACGCCGTCGAAATCCACGTGCCGCGCGACATCGCGTACGGCACGCCGATGAACTTCCGCGCCGTGCCGCTGGCCGACTTGCTCGGCGACACGCCGCTGCCCGAGGACGGCGTGCTCGAAACGCGGGCGGCCGACGGCTTCGCCGCGCAGCTGCCGACGCGTCTCGTGCGCAGCCGCGCATCGGCTGGCGCCGTCGCGTGGCTCGCGATCGAAGACCCCGCGCACCCGTGGCCGGCGCTGCCGGGCAAGACGGTCAGCGCGGGGCCGTTCTATCTCGTGTGGCTCGGCCCGAAGGCCTCGACGGTGCGCGGCGAACAATGGCCGTACCAGATCGTGCGCATCACGATCGAAGCGTCGCCGCTCGCGCGCTGGCCTTCGCTCGCGGTCGATCCGGCGCTGCCCGCCGACGACCCGGCCCGCGCGGGCCAGCGCCTGTTCGTCACGCAATGCCTCGCATGCCACCGCATCGACGGCGCGGGCAGCAGCGATGCCGGCCCCGACCTGAACACGCCGATGAATCCGGTCGAATACTTCCAGCCTGCCGCGCTGCGCCGCTATATCCGCAACCCCGCATCGGTGCGCGACTGGCCGGGCCGCGTGATGCCGGCGTTTCCGCCGGAACAGCTGAGCGACGTCGAGCTCGACCGGATCGTCGCGTATCTCGCATA